A window of Streptomyces gilvosporeus contains these coding sequences:
- a CDS encoding serine/threonine-protein kinase, with the protein MSLREGDPAEIGGYPLEARLGSGGMGTVFLARTSSGRPVAIKLIHPQFAADDEFRIRFRQEVAAARRVSGAFTAAVVDAAPEAEQPWMATTYIQGHTLSRLIATKGPLGGAELRRLAIGLAEALRDIHRVGVVHRDLKPSNVVLSPEGPRVIDFGISRAVDQQTLTMTGRVIGTPPFMSPEQLQAPRDVGPRSDVFSLGTLLAYAATGHGPFDAESPYIVAYQVVHGEPSLEDVPVALRTVVESCLAKEPDGRPSADELLVLLRDLPADLGQTDAGGVGAGHTRDMITQHHFATPATPAPTAPTTTPAGPDTGSADTPIGGRRRRRWRRRWRPVLAVAVAVAAVGGGVAALTTGGFGGNSGGDQGNSPAAPSAALPAGFKPWHETVPGGREDIPDELRCVARGDALFCGGGGVVATRIRARDGSRVWTAKSPGVPVNGMYLVGATDDTVLGYRIAARRAPQGPPSEVVAIDANNGRELWSVPSGAQSTAVTGRTQDAIVVGSDVVTVDASNSRLEARNAHSGRVTWKSPFPAGKQCAPVLVGPQLVAMCATDAEVRALAVRRPALYPVDRATGALGRPIAVNGPAVPMGIANGRLVLLQVHMGGTDLARYNRVARVDPASRKVTYSPLGKTYAGTPGMADGTVYVSGQTGLVTALDPATGRKKWSRQTGVEGASGPVAGADALYFSSATGRVVALSPHDGKPLWTTDPQADGLTGELGASPRVTLAGRAVIVAAAKNTLFAFDAQKPPKSG; encoded by the coding sequence GTGTCGCTGCGCGAAGGTGATCCAGCCGAGATCGGCGGTTATCCACTTGAGGCCCGGCTCGGCTCTGGTGGCATGGGCACGGTCTTTCTGGCCCGGACGAGTTCGGGGCGACCTGTTGCGATCAAACTGATCCACCCGCAGTTCGCGGCGGACGACGAGTTCCGCATCCGCTTCCGGCAGGAGGTGGCGGCGGCGAGGAGGGTGAGCGGAGCGTTCACCGCCGCCGTGGTCGACGCTGCGCCTGAGGCCGAGCAGCCGTGGATGGCGACGACCTATATCCAGGGGCACACGCTCTCCCGGCTCATCGCCACGAAGGGCCCGCTGGGCGGAGCGGAGCTGAGGAGGCTCGCCATCGGGCTGGCGGAGGCGCTGCGGGACATCCACCGGGTGGGGGTCGTCCACCGTGACCTGAAGCCCTCGAACGTCGTGCTCTCGCCCGAGGGCCCACGCGTCATCGACTTCGGCATTTCGCGCGCCGTGGACCAGCAGACGCTGACGATGACAGGGCGGGTCATCGGCACGCCGCCCTTCATGTCGCCGGAGCAGTTGCAGGCGCCGCGTGATGTGGGGCCGCGGTCCGATGTCTTCTCGCTGGGAACGCTGCTGGCGTACGCAGCGACGGGCCACGGGCCCTTCGACGCGGAAAGCCCATACATAGTGGCGTATCAGGTGGTGCACGGGGAGCCGTCGCTGGAGGACGTGCCGGTGGCCTTGCGCACGGTCGTCGAGTCGTGCCTGGCCAAGGAGCCCGACGGGCGCCCCTCGGCGGACGAACTCCTCGTGCTGCTAAGGGACCTGCCGGCCGACCTCGGCCAGACCGACGCGGGGGGAGTCGGCGCGGGCCACACCCGCGACATGATCACCCAGCATCACTTCGCGACGCCGGCCACCCCGGCGCCGACTGCCCCGACCACCACCCCGGCCGGTCCCGATACGGGGAGCGCCGACACCCCCATCGGCGGCCGACGGCGTCGCCGATGGCGTCGCCGATGGCGTCCCGTGCTCGCGGTCGCGGTCGCGGTGGCAGCGGTCGGTGGCGGAGTCGCCGCACTGACGACGGGCGGCTTTGGGGGGAACAGCGGCGGCGACCAGGGCAACAGCCCTGCGGCGCCGAGTGCCGCCCTTCCGGCCGGCTTCAAGCCGTGGCACGAGACCGTGCCGGGCGGTCGCGAGGACATACCCGACGAGCTGCGTTGCGTCGCGCGCGGCGACGCGCTGTTCTGCGGGGGCGGCGGTGTTGTCGCAACCCGTATCAGGGCCAGGGACGGCTCGCGGGTGTGGACGGCGAAGAGCCCCGGCGTCCCCGTCAATGGCATGTACCTGGTGGGCGCCACCGACGACACGGTGCTCGGTTACCGCATCGCCGCCCGGCGCGCCCCGCAGGGCCCACCCAGCGAGGTGGTGGCCATCGACGCGAACAACGGCCGGGAGCTGTGGTCCGTGCCGTCCGGCGCCCAGTCGACGGCCGTCACAGGTCGGACTCAGGACGCCATTGTGGTCGGCTCCGACGTCGTGACGGTCGACGCTTCCAACTCCCGCCTCGAGGCCCGCAACGCGCACAGCGGTCGGGTCACATGGAAGTCGCCCTTCCCTGCGGGTAAGCAGTGCGCTCCCGTCCTGGTGGGCCCACAGCTCGTCGCGATGTGCGCGACGGATGCGGAGGTGCGTGCCTTGGCGGTGCGCCGCCCCGCCCTGTACCCGGTCGACCGCGCCACGGGGGCACTGGGCAGGCCCATCGCGGTCAACGGCCCCGCCGTGCCGATGGGCATCGCCAACGGCAGGCTCGTACTCCTGCAAGTACACATGGGGGGAACGGACTTGGCCCGCTACAACAGGGTGGCACGGGTCGACCCGGCCTCGCGGAAGGTCACGTACTCCCCACTGGGCAAGACCTACGCGGGGACGCCCGGCATGGCGGACGGCACGGTCTACGTGAGCGGGCAGACCGGTCTCGTCACAGCACTCGATCCCGCGACCGGCCGGAAGAAGTGGTCGCGGCAGACCGGCGTGGAGGGTGCGTCGGGTCCTGTTGCGGGAGCCGACGCACTGTATTTCAGCTCGGCCACCGGCCGGGTGGTCGCGCTGTCGCCGCACGATGGCAAACCGCTGTGGACAACAGATCCGCAGGCCGATGGGTTGACGGGCGAGCTGGGCGCAAGCCCGCGGGTGACTCTTGCGGGGCGTGCGGTGATCGTGGCCGCGGCCAAGAACACGCTCTTCGCCTTCGACGCGCAGAAGCCGCCGAAGTCGGGCTGA
- a CDS encoding cytochrome P450: MGRVNEPPRLPGGSFAAWSRDRLALARRGAEECGDVWQLEPGVYVAATAGVCEAVLRRAQDFPKPSSPLFPPLKRAGGPPMPEERVHARAARMHGLRPQAVAARIGEIAPGTARFVDQWPTGQDVEILPLVRPFLAEIGVHYLFSEDAPVLLPFAWQLFVAREVLVRPSRWMWPRWVPTPTRRFRTRRQVAFTNALRPIIRRRRSSGRLGDDVLGQMLRPSPRYGPLPEEAILDTLPGLTVATFETPSRAAGWILLHLARYPHAADRVAAEAALLPADPATTTSTHLDNLQYTQALVQEVLRLHPPSWLLTRRAPRQTQLADYTIDAGSTVLVCPYTAHRDAREHPEPDRFRPERWLDDSGSTAKPGVFLGFGTGPHGCEGASLAMAMLTLMTAQTARRYHVSEPPGPEPGYQVTTFEGLATAGLHLRATLRG, from the coding sequence ATGGGCCGAGTGAACGAGCCGCCGCGGTTGCCCGGAGGCAGCTTCGCGGCCTGGAGCCGCGACCGGCTGGCACTGGCGCGCCGTGGCGCCGAAGAGTGCGGGGACGTCTGGCAGCTGGAGCCGGGCGTCTATGTAGCCGCTACGGCCGGGGTGTGTGAAGCGGTCCTGCGCCGCGCGCAGGACTTCCCCAAGCCGTCCTCGCCCCTCTTCCCGCCGTTGAAGCGGGCCGGCGGACCGCCGATGCCCGAGGAGCGTGTGCACGCTCGCGCCGCCCGCATGCACGGACTGCGCCCGCAGGCGGTTGCGGCCCGGATCGGTGAGATCGCGCCCGGGACCGCTCGATTTGTCGACCAGTGGCCCACGGGCCAGGACGTCGAGATTCTTCCCCTGGTCCGGCCCTTCCTGGCCGAGATCGGCGTGCACTACCTCTTCTCCGAAGACGCTCCCGTCCTGCTGCCCTTCGCCTGGCAGCTCTTCGTGGCCCGGGAGGTGCTCGTACGCCCCTCGCGCTGGATGTGGCCGCGCTGGGTCCCCACACCGACACGGCGGTTCCGCACACGGCGGCAAGTCGCCTTCACCAACGCTTTGCGGCCCATCATCCGCCGACGCCGTTCATCGGGCCGACTCGGTGACGACGTGCTGGGACAGATGCTCCGACCCTCCCCCCGCTACGGACCACTACCGGAAGAAGCCATCCTCGACACCCTCCCCGGACTCACCGTCGCCACCTTCGAGACGCCCTCCCGGGCAGCCGGATGGATCCTGCTCCACCTGGCCCGATACCCCCACGCCGCGGACCGCGTCGCGGCCGAAGCCGCCCTGCTGCCCGCCGACCCGGCCACAACGACCAGCACCCACCTCGACAACCTGCAATACACCCAGGCGCTGGTACAGGAAGTGCTCCGACTGCACCCCCCGAGCTGGCTGCTCACCCGGCGCGCCCCGCGACAGACTCAGCTCGCCGACTACACCATCGACGCCGGGTCCACCGTTCTCGTCTGCCCCTACACCGCCCACCGCGACGCACGGGAACACCCCGAGCCGGACCGGTTCCGGCCCGAACGCTGGCTCGACGATTCGGGCTCGACGGCCAAACCCGGGGTCTTCCTCGGCTTCGGTACCGGGCCGCACGGCTGCGAGGGAGCCTCTCTGGCCATGGCCATGCTCACGCTCATGACCGCGCAGACCGCCCGCCGCTACCACGTGAGCGAGCCGCCCGGCCCGGAACCCGGCTACCAGGTCACCACCTTCGAAGGCCTCGCAACCGCCGGCCTGCACCTGCGTGCCACCTTGCGCGGCTGA
- a CDS encoding ferredoxin yields the protein MKVVVDLSRCVGYAQCAFLAPETFRMHGEEALMYAPNPDDAQRDQVLRAAAACPVQAILVDRLEGRDAPAEASPT from the coding sequence GTGAAAGTTGTCGTTGATCTTTCCCGATGTGTGGGGTATGCGCAGTGCGCATTCCTGGCTCCGGAGACGTTCCGGATGCACGGTGAGGAAGCGCTCATGTACGCCCCGAACCCCGACGACGCCCAGCGCGACCAGGTGCTGCGCGCCGCGGCGGCCTGCCCGGTCCAGGCGATTCTGGTCGACCGGTTGGAGGGACGGGACGCACCGGCGGAAGCATCGCCGACATGA
- a CDS encoding cytochrome P450 yields MALQEDGSYVISTYREITDALNDPHLSSDLRNLSPPPPPPEEGATSSFIHMDSPEHDRSRRMVMRHFGPPHTPGLVTGFEGFLTATVGSLIDDVAGKERIDVVDDFAFPLPVTVTCHLLGVPREDEPRFHLWVNDIMNSIEYNPETDPKEKLDKGVQARKDLRQCLGELVEQRHGRPGDGLLSRLANDDGPDGRMADAEIVATARLLLIAGHETVVNLITNGMLTLLRHPQVLQRLRDEPDLVVPLVEELLRYEPPVQIIPWRTAYSDITVADTVIPKGSQIMLMLASGSRDPKRFHDPDRFDPDRHDNQHLGFGSGIHLCFGGPLARLETQIALTELVRRLDRPRLVADPPPYRLSPVLRGPVHLDIEQGDG; encoded by the coding sequence GTGGCTCTGCAGGAGGACGGCAGCTACGTCATCAGCACCTATCGCGAGATCACGGACGCACTGAATGATCCGCATCTGAGTTCCGACCTGCGCAATCTGTCGCCTCCGCCGCCCCCACCCGAGGAAGGGGCCACCTCGTCGTTCATCCACATGGACTCGCCCGAGCACGATCGCTCGCGGCGTATGGTGATGCGTCACTTCGGCCCCCCGCACACCCCTGGGCTGGTGACCGGATTTGAAGGCTTCCTGACCGCCACCGTCGGCAGCCTGATCGACGATGTGGCGGGCAAGGAACGGATCGACGTCGTCGACGATTTCGCCTTCCCGCTCCCCGTAACCGTGACCTGTCACTTGCTCGGCGTGCCACGCGAGGACGAGCCGAGGTTCCACCTCTGGGTGAACGACATCATGAACTCGATCGAGTACAACCCCGAGACCGACCCGAAGGAGAAACTGGACAAGGGCGTTCAGGCCCGCAAGGACCTGCGCCAGTGCCTCGGCGAGTTGGTGGAACAGCGCCACGGCCGGCCGGGAGACGGCCTGCTGTCACGGCTGGCCAACGACGACGGGCCCGACGGTCGGATGGCCGACGCCGAAATCGTCGCCACCGCCAGACTGCTCCTCATCGCCGGCCATGAGACCGTCGTCAACCTCATCACCAACGGCATGCTGACACTGCTGCGCCACCCGCAGGTGCTCCAACGACTGCGCGACGAACCGGACCTCGTCGTGCCACTGGTCGAGGAACTGCTGCGCTACGAGCCCCCCGTGCAGATCATTCCCTGGCGGACGGCGTACAGCGACATCACCGTCGCCGACACCGTCATCCCCAAGGGCTCCCAGATCATGCTCATGCTGGCCTCAGGAAGCCGCGATCCGAAGCGCTTCCACGACCCGGACCGCTTCGACCCGGATCGGCATGACAACCAGCACCTGGGGTTCGGCAGCGGCATCCACCTGTGCTTCGGCGGCCCCCTGGCCCGGCTGGAAACCCAGATCGCGCTGACCGAGTTGGTACGCCGCCTCGACCGCCCCCGGCTGGTCGCCGACCCGCCGCCGTACCGGCTCAGTCCTGTTCTTCGGGGTCCGGTCCATCTGGACATCGAGCAGGGGGACGGTTGA